From the genome of Leptospira brenneri:
ATTTTCATTTTTTTTGTTCTCAACTTAGTACTTGGCCCAGTTTTTTATTTCGTCTATCAGTCTGCTAAAAGCCAAATCGTAGATATTGGTGGAGAGTTGTTTAAAACCTTGGCAACTGATTCGGTAGCCGTTATCGATTTATTAAATGAAGATGTAAAGGCCGGAAAAATCAATTTAGCAGATGCTCAAGAATTGGCTAGAATCTATATTTTGGGACCTAAAGGTTCCGATGGAGTCCGTGATTTGTCCAAAGGAAAAATGTCAGCCAAATTGGATATGCGGGTTTGGGCATCTCGCCCGAACGGTATTTTTACAATGAACCCTTTTAACATTGAAGGTGTTAATCTTTGGGATTACCAGGTCGATGGAAAGTATACGGTCCGGGATACTTGGTCCAATAAGGAAAGAACCGGGAAAATCGTTTATGAATTATGGCAAGAAGGAAACGAACCAACCCATTCTTGGATTGCTTATCAGATCTATTATGAGCCTTGGGATTGGATTGTTGGTTCTGGTGGGAGAGAGGCCATTTTTTATGAGGAGCGCCTTAAGTCACTTTCTTACTTATTTCTGATAGGTGGCATATTTGCATCCATCGTTTCGTTAGTTTTTTCGTATTTTTTTGCAGCAATTTTTGCGCGAAAGATCGATCATGTGAAGTCGCTCATTGGAAAAGCTAGAGAGGGTGATTTAACTTCAAAATCAAATCACTTATATAAAGATGAAATTGGATCACTGCTAACTGATTTTGATCAAATGACCAATAGTTTACGAACTATGATTCAGGTTGTTTCAAAATCTTCAAATGAAGTTTTGAAATCGGCAGATCAGCTGATCGAAAGTGCAAAAGGTTCGGCTAATGTAGCTGCGACGATATCAGAATCGATGACTACAGTGCGAAGCAATTCAAATACACAGCTAGAAGCTTTTTCTGAAAATAAATCGGCAGTAGAAGAAAATACTCTTGCGATCGCAAAAATTGCTGAAGCCACTTATATAGTTTCAGAATTGTCAAACGGTGTTTTGGAAAAGGTAGAAGAAGGCCAAGACATAGTAAAGAAAACAGTTCATCAGATGGAGATTATTAATTCCTCTGTAAATGGAATTTCTTCGAGTATTAACACTCTTGGTGCAAACTCTAAGGCAATCGGACAAATCGTTGAAACGATCAATCAGATAGCAAGCCAAACAAACCTACTGGCTCTCAATGCTGCAATAGAAGCTGCTAGGGCAGGAGAGGAAGGAAAAGGTTTTGCCGTTGTTGCCGATGAAGTTAGAAAATTAGCAGAACGATCAGAACGAGCAACTAGACAAATTTCAGTGATCATTGATGAAATCCAAAAAAACACACTTGAATCGATCCAGATAATGGAAAAAGGAAATCAGGATGTAGGGGTTGGTGTAGAGATGGTCAATGTTGTTGGAAATACTT
Proteins encoded in this window:
- a CDS encoding methyl-accepting chemotaxis protein, coding for MLKQTLHKLYSLSIRTQLMIFIFFVLNLVLGPVFYFVYQSAKSQIVDIGGELFKTLATDSVAVIDLLNEDVKAGKINLADAQELARIYILGPKGSDGVRDLSKGKMSAKLDMRVWASRPNGIFTMNPFNIEGVNLWDYQVDGKYTVRDTWSNKERTGKIVYELWQEGNEPTHSWIAYQIYYEPWDWIVGSGGREAIFYEERLKSLSYLFLIGGIFASIVSLVFSYFFAAIFARKIDHVKSLIGKAREGDLTSKSNHLYKDEIGSLLTDFDQMTNSLRTMIQVVSKSSNEVLKSADQLIESAKGSANVAATISESMTTVRSNSNTQLEAFSENKSAVEENTLAIAKIAEATYIVSELSNGVLEKVEEGQDIVKKTVHQMEIINSSVNGISSSINTLGANSKAIGQIVETINQIASQTNLLALNAAIEAARAGEEGKGFAVVADEVRKLAERSERATRQISVIIDEIQKNTLESIQIMEKGNQDVGVGVEMVNVVGNTFQSIISAIKKVNDEIHGVSSTTEEISASTEELNANTVQLIELTNIINESTKEVSVSSDSQLSEVSAVKEAANRLSELAKTLNQEIGKFKI